A single window of Hylaeus volcanicus isolate JK05 chromosome 8, UHH_iyHylVolc1.0_haploid, whole genome shotgun sequence DNA harbors:
- the LOC128881586 gene encoding uncharacterized protein LOC128881586 has product MAYFRFSLVRSNFLNLIPFYVALATLFAQPWLSYCYYDRNLDSNESEPVFSTPEECARTCVDGEPPKYCYYHLHIEFYTVYGPACDKKAQMDQCVLADMVERTFTSINRQLPGPIIEVCKGDYIIVDVENATPGTEITIHWHGLFQHGYQYYDGVPYVTQCPIPSSSTFRYQFQLQNAGTHFYHSHISTFMSDGQYGALIGKDPKDPHRSLYDVDKYIVLLSDWFHSLSLERYPGFYRHDLGQDAQNILINGRGKWTDPVTKQTNKAPLTVFEVEQGKRYRFRIINSFSTVCLAEYRIENHNCTVIAQDGANVKPTVVDAAITSAGERLDCVIHADQKPRSYWIQVRGLGECAERKVQQFAILKYKGALETPPTPQPSFDNPPKGIMYNPLDGSNCGARDTSNSVCVNQLESLEDESEILQYEPDEFYILDFWFYNYTDYGDRNLFQKKDSYPAYFSANDRSQLTSMFNDVTYLTSSSPLISDRRSYETICKPNQLSNCVEPCVCTQVIHTKLGNVVELLIYDRVPQADLHHPFHIHGYEFKVLYIGQFTDGRNISQTDVNNVIMEHQQRLKQGVYKNPPGKDTVKIPEGGYAFLRFKADNPGWWLLHCHFTWHHVTGMELVIHVGDRGDLPRVPSDFPECSNWKPPFQSLNDFYGDRHRQC; this is encoded by the exons ATGGCTTACTTTCGTTTCTCCCTTGTTCGCagtaattttctaaatctaataCCTTTTTATGTAGCACTTGCGACTCTTTTCGCTCAACCGTGGCTATCGTATTGTTATT ACGACAGGAACTTGGACTCCAACGAGTCGGAGCCGGTATTTTCCACGCCTGAAGAATGTGCACGAACATGCGTCGATGGCGAACCACCTAAATATTGTTACTACCACTTGCATATTGAATTCTACACAGTATATGGACC tgCCTGTGACAAAAAAGCACAAATGGATCAATGTGTCCTCGCTGACATGGTTGAAAGAACATTCACATCCATTAATCGTCAATTACCAGGACCTATAATTGAG GTGTGTAAGGGTGATTACATTATAGTCGACGTGGAGAATGCTACTCCAGGTACCGAAATTACGATACATTGGCATGGACTCTTTCAACATGGTTATCAATATTACGATGGCGTACCTTATGTCACACAATGTCCAATTCCATCTTCATCGACATTTAG GTATCAATTCCAATTACAAAACGCTGGAACGCATTTCTACCATTCCCACATATCGACGTTTATGTCAGACGGCCAATACGGAGCTTTGATAGGTAAAGATCCAAAGGACCCTCACCGGAGTTTATACGATGTGGACAAATACATAGTACTTTTAAGCGATTGGTTCCATTCATTATCGCTCGAACGGTATCCTGGTTTTTACAGGCATGATCTAGGACAAGATGCACAAAACATACTTATAAACGGCAGGGGAAAGTGGACG GATCCGGTTaccaaacaaacaaacaaggCACCCTTGACGGTGTTCGAAGTTGAGCAAGGGAAACGATACAGGTTTCgcataattaattcgtttagCACGGTGTGTTTAGCGGAATACAGAATCGAGAACCATAATTGTACGGTAATCGCTCAGGATGGTGCGAACGTCAAACCTACAGTAGTGGACGCAGCAATTACATCAGCAG GTGAACGACTGGATTGCGTAATACACGCGGATCAGAAGCCGAGATCTTACTGGATACAAGTACGCGGTCTCGGGGAATGCGCGGAGAGAAAGGTTCAGCAATTCgccattttaaaatacaaggGTGCCCTTGAAACTCCACCGACGCCTCAACCCTCGTTCGACAACCCGCCAAAAGGTATT ATGTATAATCCGTTGGACGGATCCAATTGCGGTGCACGTGACACGAGCAATTCAGTATGCGTCAATCAATTGGAAAGCTTGGAAGACGAATCTGAAATCTTACAATACGAGCCAGATGAATTTTACATATTGGACTTTTGGTTTTACAATTACACTGACTACGgcgacagaaatttatttcaaaaaaaagatTCATACCCCGCCTATTTCA GTGCAAACGATCGTTCTCAGCTTACTTCAATGTTCAACgatgttacatatttaacgtcaTCTTCGCCTCTAATTTCGGACAGAAGAAGTTATGAAACTATATGCAAGCCCAACCAATTGAGCAATTGTGTCGAACCTTGTGTGTGCACTCAAGTTATTCATACAAAACTTGGTAACGTCGTTGAATTGTTAATATACGACCGAG TACCACAGGCGGACCTCCATCATCCGTTCCACATACATGGTTATGAATTTAAAGTTCTTTACATTGGACAGTTTACGGATGGTAGAAACATATCACAAACAGATGTAAATAACGTAATAATGGAACATCAACAACGTCTTAAACAGGGAGTGTACAAAAATCCGCCTGGTAAAGACACTGTTAAAATTCCAGAGGGCGGATACGCATTTCTACGTTTCAAAGCTGATAATCcag GATGGTGGTTACTTCATTGCCACTTCACCTGGCATCATGTCACAGGAATGGAATTGGTTATCCACGTAGGAGACAGGGGAGATTTACCGAGAGTACCAAGTGATTTTCCGGAATGTAGCAATTGGAAACCACCATTTCAAAGTTTGAACGACTTCTATGGTGATAGACATCGGCAATGTTAG
- the LOC128881587 gene encoding protein Pixie translates to MPPKKSMEETDRLTRIAIVNSDKCKPKRCRQECKRSCPVVRMGKLCIEVTPNSKIASISEELCIGCGICVKKCPFEAISIINLPSNLEKETTHRYSKNSFKLHRLPIPRPGEVLGLVGTNGIGKSTALKILAGKQKPNLGRYTDPPDWTEILSHFRGSELQNYFTKILEDDLKALIKPQYVDQIPKAVKGTVQQLLDKKDECKNQLDICKMLDLMHIRDRGIDALSGGELQRFACAMVCIQNGDIFMFDEPSSYLDVKQRLNAAVTIRSLIHPDKFIIVVEHDLSVLDYLSDFICCLYGVPGAYGVVTMPFSVREGINIFLDGFVPTENLRFREESLVFKVAESATEEEVKRMNHYEYPAMTKTMGSFSLIVEKGQFTDSEILVLLGENGTGKTTFIRMLAGNLPPDDGSGNIPQLHISYKPQKISPKSQGIVRQLLHEKIRDAYVHPQFVTDVMKPLKIDDIMDQEVQNLSGGELQRVALALCLGKPADVYLIDEPSAYLDSEQRLVAAKVIKRFILHAKKTGFVVEHDFIMATYLADRVIVFSGVPSLSTTAHSPQSLLNGMNRFLELLGITFRRDPNNFRPRINKSQSVKDLDQKRAGQYFFLEE, encoded by the exons GAATGGGAAAACTTTGTATAGAAGTTACTCCAAATAGTAAAATAGCTTCTATTTCAGAAGAATTATGTATTGGATGTGGTATCTGTGTCAAg aaaTGTCCATTTGAGGCAATATCTATCATTAACCTTCCTagtaatttagaaaaagaaactactcatcgttattcaaaaaattcatttaaactaCATAGACTACCTATTCCACGTCCTGGTGAAGTATTAGGTTTGGTTGGAACCAATGGGATTGGTAAATCAACTGCTCTGAAAATTTTAGCAGGCAAACAAAAGCCAAATCTGGGGCGAtatact GATCCACCAGATTGGACAGAGATTTTAAGTCATTTTAGGGGTAGcgagttacaaaattattttactaaaatattgGAAGATGACTTGAAGGCTCTTATTAAACCTCAGTATGTAGATCAAATTCCTAAAGCAGTAAAAGGCACTGTGCAACAACTCCTAGATAAAAAGGACGAATGCAAGAATCAATTGGACATTTGCAAAATGCTGG atttaATGCATATACGCGATAGAGGCATTGATGCGCTTTCTGGTGGAGAGCTTCAACGATTTGCCTGTGCTATGGTATGCATCCAAAATGGAGATATTTTTATGTTCGACGAGCCCTCTTCATATTTAGATGTTAAGCAGCGTCTTAATGCAGCTGTAACGATTCGATCTCTTATTCACCCTGACAA gTTTATAATAGTAGTGGAACATGACTTATCAGTTTTGGATTATTTATCTGACTTCATATGTTGCCTTTACGGTGTTCCTGGAGCTTATGGTGTAGTTACTATGCCCTTCTCCGTGAGAGAAGGCATAAACATTTTCCTCGATGGATTTGTGCCAACGGAGAATTTGAGATTCCGCGAGGAATCCCTTGTTTTCAAAGTAGCTGAAAGTGCAACCGAAGAAGAAGTGAAACGCATGAATCACTACGAATATCCTGCAATGACGAAGACAATGGGCTCGTTTAGTTTGATCGTTGAAAAAGGTCAATTCACGGATTCGGAAATTCTCGTGCTACTTGGTGAAAACGGAACTGGAAAAACAACGTTTATCAGAATGTTGGCTGGTAATTTGCCACCTGATGATGGCTCTG GAAACATACCCCAACTACATATCAGTTATAAACCACAAAAGATTAGCCCTAAATCTCAAGGTATCGTCCGGCAATTGTTACACGAAAAAATCAGGGATGCTTACGTTCATCCTCAATTCGTGACGGATGTTATGAAACCATTGAAGATAGACGATATTATGGACCAAGAAGTGCAGAACCTTTCTGGAGGAGAATTACAACGAGTGGCTTTGGCTTTGTGTCTTGGAAAACCTGCCGATGTTTATTTGATCGATGAGCCTTCTGCGTATTTGGATTCTGAGCAACGTTTAGTCGCGGCTAAAGTAATAAAACG GTTCATATTGCACGCAAAGAAAACAGGATTCGTAGTAGAGCACGATTTCATCATGGCTACATATTTGGCTGACCGTGTAATAGTATTCTCTGGTGTACCATCCTTGTCAACTACAGCCCACAGTCCGCAATCTTTGCTAAACGGGATGAACAGATTCTTAGAACTCCTAGGCATAACTTTCAGAAGAGATCCGAACAACTTCAGACCGAGAATTAATAAGAGTCAATCTGTAAAG GACTTGGACCAAAAGAGAGCAGGACAATACTTCTTCCTTGAGGAGTGA